One Alligator mississippiensis isolate rAllMis1 chromosome 1, rAllMis1, whole genome shotgun sequence genomic window carries:
- the AKAP12 gene encoding A-kinase anchor protein 12 isoform X4, producing METTQSEATDKDDKDGVKEDQMDAQDATEQLPSPEEKVEEIEQPSEPQSNDVGFKKVFKFVGFKFTVKKDKTEKSEPVQLLTVKKEDLVSADGAGDHKEVQLEQVEEATQSEVTHPVEKIEETTESEERKDESPPEKLAESPSEEAEGSKVAEVKKDPSKSPESPAALVNETSSPLRKFFTQGWAGFRKKTSFRKPKDDEQQSPENEKNEQEKDGAEIAVEPIEKEKIEEEKQEQDKEVVEIPTETNEREKTEKEKQDQGKDVTDVPLQASEKEKTDKEEQEQTVAEIPTEVSEKEKRSEKDVQEQERDVAETPEETTLKEVTVLSEQPVLQETTVSVSKESEGSFEEKIEQVKEYKIALEEKTELYSEEKSELEAPLSTEVFAEKSEGKIQEKSEPVAPLAMEVFDEKVETKVEACASTVEEKVIKAHEAELALDLSAAEQRPSSVPEQSFEGDTDLKKVQPTDEVLKDKETVCKIENDLIKQTEPVSEDVAVCKPPEGITNEVEMLSSQERAKVQGSPLKKLFTGTGLKKLSGKKHKGKREETKLGEPADQIQHLSDSLESPDEPKAESSASSPEESTEIPSVEKDINAIRASENEEGIILDTERKRENVTPWASFKKMVTPKKRIRRPSESDKEEEIDKGKTATLSSTKSENQEEAKENGEDLKLEKNTEDPKRKVDTSVSWEAFICVGSSKKRARKSSSSDEEVGQKPAQEGQKIDESGENKDTAADSMLTSSQESDHGHGGSSAEETGSPSEGEGFSTWESFKRLVTPRRKSKTKMEDKNEEPVTAASIEHSTSDGEPGKEESWVSFRKLMPGRRKKKSDGKLEQARVDEVGEILAETAEEDFDVPAVVPLSEYEAAEREKIEAQMAVQAEAAQEGTLEEEKAEKLQDALETDQSNEGLVHAVTVTVVEGERAVTSIEERSPSWISAAVTETIEQVKEEEKPAEQISEAEVIVEETVVVTKTLPEMRKDTSDDTLMSELELTSEAVTAREEATEVSCAEEATEVSLAEETTEMVSAVSQLPETPDTTEEVTPVQEVDGTEQNLEELNKHTREILEEVAERVKLSDEAQVISEETVIEVVTQTAQEIGLEIEDEAKEITLISQETVLVEWSVKEQEFGGGDIQPEREATIQEKNEMEENALEEVAEISETCAVMREHTGETTSLDILTDESQRQAPDHATVERHEEMSEEVRTPETSDSREREFYSSVTITPKAELEVEAEYVTAVKQHIAKEEEKLNLTELPAGETADEGDPKVDEAKVELSEELKQVVDIKTSLEPECSQVPVSAVPMLSDITAAAVQCGREDATPTLESKGREETVAEALVQGEVIEAPMKKEEEDSLFTVESKSTGVITTQLHMRSEVTEVPEQSELEDARATVETTRMAETSPEASLQREVTEVPEQSELEDTRSTVETTRLAETSPEASVQSEVTEDPLKKEVAETVLTVESEHIEAVVTDVSLQREVPAQSEVEDPFLTVETKHTKIVTDIPTQTERAETAMQSEVEDSFPASELKYSETIATEATMQTESDNAMPPLETKCPEKIEIESVLQSKVEDAVPTLESKCTEGITAGDSVQSEVPEVPVDRERDNALGSKCSEAVVTEAPVQGDIFPKEVPVYGKREKEHVEAKQMLLHTTSSKDCETKKIESEQMLKMEKDFHDSGKLEIAHGDTVYSVQREVVEPQEDTGSAIPEVESSEAQKASMPVTAASVEEQVISETVMLMETTDETVQAVASVPEKLTSEIVLDKSPSLTHVECDKFDGQFATIESQSTKIVLKIIQTAVDKLERTEKPMAVSIISESQQQTESTDRSQEGINVSEIQKCVLANQQLAKGEETGVSKEHEIQQPSTKEKATLERTTDVPVTADTSKERGSQDSVEIAAIPEAVLSESSGYQKPIVEISVSEDFTKKSLDTDQSELKKIEVKQTVEIQCIRQQMHIEREEEHHSQSVEDVVVHVEEDVNSQDPTSHYPEMNQSQSSLALTD from the coding sequence ATGGAGACTACCCAATCAGAAGCAACTGATAAAGATGACAAAGATGGTGTGAAAGAAGATCAGATGGATGCACAAGATGCTACGGAACAGTTACCATCACCAGAGGAAAAAGTAGAAGAGATAGAACAACCCAGTGAACCACAATCTAATGATGTTGGATTTAAAAAGGTTTTTAAATTTGTTGGATTCAAATTTACTGTTAAAAAGGATAAGACTGAAaaatctgaacctgttcagctacTGACTGTAAAAAAAGAAGACCTAGTGTCTGCAGATGGAGCAGGAGATCATAAAGAAGTCCAGCTAGAACAGGTGGAAGAAGCAACACAAAGTGAAGTAACTCATCCTGTAGAAAAGATTGAAGAAACAACTGAGAGTGAGGAGAGGAAAGATGAGTCTCCTCCTGAAAAGCTGGCAGAAAGTCCAAGCGAGGAAGCAGAAGGGAGCAAAGTGGCAGAAGTTAAAAAAGATCCTAGCAAGTCACCAGAGTCTCCAGCTGCATTAGTTAACGAAACCTCATCACCACTAAGGAAATTCTTTACACAAGGTTGGGCGGGGTTTAGGAAAAAGACAAGTTTCAGGAAGCCTAAAGATGATGAACAGCAGTCTCCTGAGAACGAAAAAAACGAGCAAGAAAAGGACGGGGCAGAAATTGCAGTAGAACCAATTGAGAAAGAGAAAATTGAGGAAGAAAAGCAAGAACAAGACAAGGAGGTAGTAGAGATCCCTACAGaaacaaatgagagagagaaaacagagaaagaaaaacaggacCAAGGAAAGGATGTCACAGATGTCCCACTACAAGCAAGTGAGAAAGAAAAAACTGATAAAGAAGAGCAAGAGCAGACAGTAGCAGAGATCCCCACAGAAGTGAGTGAAAAGGAGAAGAGAAGTGAGAAAGATGTGCAAGAGCAAGAAAGAGATGTTGCAGAGACCCCAGAAGAAACAACATTGAAAGAAGTTACTGTTCTTTCTGAACAGCCAGTTCTACAGGAGACTACTGTAAGTGTCAGCAAGGAATCTGAGGGatcttttgaagaaaaaatagaACAAGTGAAAGAATATAAAATAGCCCTAGAGGAGAAAACTGAATTATATTCTGAGGAGAAATCTGAACTAGAGGCTCCATTGTCAACTGAAGTCTTTGCTGAAAAATCTGAAGGAAAAATTCAAGAAAAATCTGAGCCAGTAGCTCCATTGGCAATGGAAGTTTTTGATGAGAAGGTAGAGACAAAGGTAGAAGCTTGTGCTAGTACTGTAGAAGAGAAAGTGATTAAAGCACATGAGGCAGAACTAGCCCTTGATTTATCTGCAGCTGAACAGAGGCCCTCCTCAGTTCCTGAGCAGTCATTTGAAGGAGATACTGACCTAAAGAAAGTCCAACCAACTGATGAAGTTCTAAAAGACAAAGAAACAGTCTGCAAAATAGAGAATGATCTCATCAAACAAACAGAACCAGTCTCTGAAGATGTAGCTGTATGTAAGCCACCAGAAGGTATCACAAATGAGGTTGAAATGTTGTCATCACAAGAGAGAGCCAAAGTCCAAGGCAGCCCATTAAAGAAACTGTTTACAGGTACTGGCTTAAAGAAGCTTTCTGGAAAGAAGCataaaggaaaaagagaagaaactaAGTTGGGAGAACCAGCAGATCAAATTCAGCATCTGTCTGATTCTCTAGAAAGCCCAGATGAGCCAAAAGCAGAGAGCTCAGCCTCTTCCCCTGAAGAGTCAACTGAGATTCCATCCGTTGAAAAAGACATCAATGCAATCCGGGCAAGTGAAAATGAAGAAGGAATAATTTTAGACACAGAGCGGAAGAGAGAAAATGTTACTCCATGGGCATCATTTAAAAAGATGGTGACTCCAAAGAAACGTATAAGGAGGCCTTCTGAAAGTgacaaagaagaagaaatagaTAAAGGAAAAACTGCCACCCTTTCTTCTACTAAAAGTGAAAATCAGGAGGAAGCTAAAGAAAACGGTGAGGACCTGAAGTTAGAAAAAAACACAGAAGACCCAAAACGTAAAGTTGATACTTCAGTATCATGGGAGGCCTTCATTTGTGTAGGATCATCTAAGAAAAGAGCTAGAAAATCATCATCTTCTGATGAGGAAGTAGGACAGAAGCCTGCTCAAGAAGGCCAAAAAATAGACGAAAGTGGAGAAAACAAAGACACCGCAGCAGACTCCATGCTTACCAGTTCACAGGAAAGCGATCACGGGCATGGAGGTTCCTCAGCAGAAGAAACTGGAAGTCCATCCGAAGGTGAGGGTTTCTCAACATGGGAATCGTTTAAAAGATTAGTCACTCCGAGAAGAAAGTCCAAAACTAAAATGGAGGATAAAAATGAAGAACCTGTCACTGCTGCTAGCATAGAACATTCTACTTCTGATGGGGAGCCTGGAAAGGAAGAGTCTTGGGTctcatttagaaaattaatgccTGGCCGAAGGAAGAAAAAGTCAGACGGAAAACTAGAACAAGCTCGTGTTGATGAAGTTGGAGAAATATTAGCAGAAACTGCAGAGGAAGACTTTGATGTTCCAGCTGTTGTTCCTTTGTCGGAATATGAAGCAGCTGAACGAGAAAAAATTGAAGCCCAAATGGCAGTCCAAGCTGAAGCAGCACAGGAGGGAACTTTAGAGGAAGAAAAAGCTGAAAAATTACAAGATGCCTTAGAAACTGACCAATCCAATGAAGGACTTGTTCATGCAGTTACTGTGACAGTTGTGGAGGGGGAAAGAGCAGTTACCAGTATTGAAGAAAGATCACCATCCTGGATATCTGCTGCAGTGACAGAAACTATTGAACAggtgaaagaagaagaaaaaccagCTGAGCAGATATCTGAAGCAGAAGTCATTGTAGAGGAAACAGTAGTGGTTACTAAAACTTTGCCTGAGATGAGAAAGGACACAAGTGATGATACTCTAATGAGTGAGTTGGAGTTGACTTCAGAAGCTGTTACAGCTCGGGAAGAAGCAACAGAAGTTTCCTGTGCTGAAGAAGCAACAGAAGTGTCTCTTGCTGAGGAGACAACCGAGATGGTGTCAGCAGTCTCACAGTTACCTGAAACTCCAGATACTACTGAAGAAGTTACACCTGTGCAAGAGGTAGATGGCACCGAGCAAAATTTGGAAGAATTAAACAAACACACACGAGAAATTCTTGAGGAAGTTGCAGAAAGAGTTAAGCTGTCAGATGAAGCACAGGTGATTAGTGAAGAAACTGTGATAGAAGTAGTCACTCAGACTGCACAGGAGATTGGATTAGAAATAGAAGATGAAGCTAAGGAGATAACACTCATATCCCAAGAAACTGTGCTTGTTGAATGGTCAGTAAAGGAACAGGAATTTGGAGGAGGTGACATCCAACCGGAAAGAGAAGCAACtattcaagaaaaaaatgaaatggaagaaaaTGCTCTGGAGGAAGTGGCTGAGATAAGTGAAACATGCGCTGTGATGAGGGAACAtacaggagaaaccacaagtctTGATATACTGACTGATGAAAGTCAAAGGCAAGCACCTGACCATGCAACTGTAGAAAGACATGAAGAAATGTCCGAAGAGGTGAGAACTCCAGAGACATCAGACTCCAGAGAAAGAGAATTTTATAGTAGTGTCACAATAACTCCCAAGGCAGAGCTTGAGGTTGAAGCTGAGTATGTTACTGCAGTAAAACAACATATtgcaaaggaagaagaaaaactgaatttaacagagctgcctgcaggtgaGACCGCAGATGAAGGTGATCCGAAAGTGGATGAAGCAAAGGTTGAGTTGTCTGAGGAACTTAAACAAGTAGTAGACATCAAGACTAGCTTGGAACCAGAGTGCAGCCAAGTACCTGTATCAGCAGTCCCTATGCTAAGTGATATAACTGCGGCTGCTGTTCAGTGTGGGAGGGAAGATGCGACACCCACCTTGGAATCAAAAGGAAGAGAGGAAACTGTAGCGGAGGCCCTCGTGCAGGGTGAAGTGATTGAGGCTCCTAtgaagaaagaggaggaagattCCTTGTTTACTGTAGAATCAAAAAGCACAGGAGTAATTACAACACAGCTCCATATGAGGAGTGAAGTAACTGAGGTCCCTGAGCAGAGTGAATTGGAAGATGCCAGAGCTACTGTAGAAACAACACGCATGGCGGAAACTTCTCCTGAAGCTTCTTTGCAGAGGGAAGTGACTGAAGTCCCTGAGCAGAGTGAATTGGAAGATACCAGATCTACTGTGGAAACAACACGCCTGGCAGAAACTTCTCCTGAAGCTTCTGTGCAGAGTGAAGTGACTGAGGATCCTTTGAAGAAAGAGGTGGCAGAGACTGTGCTTACTGTAGAATCAGAGCACATAGAAGCGGTTGTGACAGATGTCTCCCTGCAGAGGGAAGTCCCTGCGCAGAGTGAGGTGGAAGATCCTTTCCTTACTGTGGAGACAAAACATACCAAAATTGTAACGGACATCCCCACACAGACTGAAAGAGCTGAGACTGCGATGCAGAGTGAGGTAGAAGATTCTTTTCCTGCCTCAGAATTAAAATATTCAGAAACAATTGCAACTGAGGCCACTATGCAGACGGAGTCAGATAATGCCATGCCTCCTTTAGAAACAAAATGCCcagaaaaaatagaaattgaGTCTGTTTTGCAGAGTAAGGTGGAAGATGCTGTGCCTACCTTAGAATCAAAATGCACAGAAGGAATCACAGCTGGGGATTCTGTGCAGAGTGAGGTACCTGAAGTCCCTGTggatagagagagagacaatGCTTTAGGATCAAAATGCAGCGAAGCAGTTGTAACTGAGGCCCCTGTTCAGGGAGACATATTTCCTAAAGAAGTGCCAGTttatggaaagagagaaaaagagcatGTGGAAGCAAAACAAATGCTTTTACATACAACGAGTTCAAAGGACTGTGAGACTAAGAAAATTGAATCTGAGCAAATGTTGAAAATGGAAAAAGATTTCCATGATTCTGGAAAATTGGAAATTGCACATGGTGATACAGTTTATTCAGTGCAGCGAGAAGTAGTGGAGCCCCAGGAAGATACAGGCTCAGCCATTCCTGAAGTTGAAAGCTCTGAAGCGCAAAAAGCATCTATGCCGGTAACAGCTGCCTCAGTTGAAGAGCAGGTAATTTCTGAAACGGTAATGCTGATGGAAACCACAGATGAAACTGTACAGGCTGTAGCATCAGTACCTGAAAAACTGACTTCTGAAATAGTACTAGATAAAAGCCCTTCTCTAACCCACGTGGAATGTGACAAATTTGATGGTCAGTTTGCGACTATAGAATCTCAAAGTACAAAAATTGTATTAAAGATCATTCAGACTGCTGTTGACAAACTTGAGAGGACAGAAAAGCCAATGGCTGTAAGCATCATATCTgaatcacagcagcagacagAGTCAACAGACAGAAGCCAAGAAGGTATAAATGTATCTGAAATACAGAAATGTGTTCTGGCCAATCAGCAACTCGCAAAAGGTGAAGAGACAGGAGTGAGTAAAGAACACGAGATCCAGCAACCATCTACAAAGGAAAAAGCTACTCTAGAGCGAACAACAGATGTGCCAGTCACTGCTGACACATCTAAAGAGAGAGGCAGTCAGGATTCAGTAGAAATTGCAGCCATCCCTGAAGCGGTTTTAAGTGAAAGTTCAGGCTATCAAAAGCCAATAGTAGAAATTAGTGTTTCAGAAGACTTCACCAAAAAGTCCCTTGATACAGACCAATCAGAGCTGAAGAAAATAGAAGTTAAACAGACAGTGGAAATCCAGTGTATACGCCAGCAAATGCACATAGAAAGGGAGGAAGAACATCATAGCCAGTCAGTGGAAGATGTGGTGGTGCACGTGGAAGAAGATGTAAATAGTCAAGACCCCACATCTCATTACCCTGAAATGAATCAAAGTCAGAGCTCATTGGCTTTGACTGACTAA